From Lepisosteus oculatus isolate fLepOcu1 chromosome 8, fLepOcu1.hap2, whole genome shotgun sequence, one genomic window encodes:
- the LOC138241058 gene encoding solute carrier family 25 member 53-like, translating into MGEEGLVPVPAGGKEAVPGSVPQGARPSGAGMAGDPGERGPEPPWLSSYARGAASSALATLATFPLYKTVFRQQLHGAAVREAAAQLLREGPRKFYRGVAPPLLAKAVQGTLLFGSHDTFLRLLPPPGEGGPHPQLLRSALAGLGSGLLEALVLTPLERVQNVLQDGRKHRALPTLRSVLRRLAADGAARGLYRGLLPIGARNGLGSALYFAFKDPLRDGLGERGVPAGVASFVSGGANGLAVSLLLYPLTVLIANMQAQVGAEVTPARRCLAALWEARRRRLALLYRGGSLVVLRSCLTWGLTSAVFDQLAKHGHRPPRPD; encoded by the coding sequence ATGGGTGAGGAGGGCTTGGTTCCGGTCCCAGCGGGCGGGAAGGAGGCGGTGCCCGGGTCCGTCCCGCAGGGGGCGCGGCCGAGCGGCGCCGGCATGGCGGGGGACCCCGGGGAGCGCGGGCCGGAGCCGCCCTGGCTGAGCAGCTACGCGCGCGGCGCCGCCTCCAGCGCCCTGGCCACGCTGGCCACCTTCCCGCTCTACAAGACCGTGTTCCGGCAGCAGCTGCACGGCGCGGCGGTGCGGGAGGCGGCGGCCCAGCTGCTCCGCGAGGGGCCGCGGAAGTTCTACCGGGGAGTGGCGCCCCCCCTGCTGGCGAAGGCGGTGCAGGGCACGCTCCTCTTCGGCTCCCACGACACGTTCCTGCGCCTGCTGCCCCCCCCCGGCGAGGGGGGCCCCCACCCCCAGCTCCTCCGAAGTGCCCTGGCCGGCCTGGGCTCGGGCCTCCTGGAGGCGCTGGTGCTCACGCCCCTGGAGAGGGTGCAGAACGTGCTGCAGGACGGGCGCAAGCACCGCGCCCTGCCCACGCTGCGGAGCGTCCTGCGCCGGCTGGCCGCGGACGGCGCGGCCCGCGGGCTCTACCGGGGCCTGCTGCCCATCGGGGCGCGCAACGGGCTGGGCAGCGCCCTGTACTTCGCCTTCAAGGACCCCCTCCGGGACGGGCTCGGGGAGAGGGGGGTGCCCGCGGGCGTGGCCTCCTTCGTCTCCGGGGGGGCGAACGGCCTGGCGGTCAGCCTGCTGCTGTACCCCCTCACCGTGCTGATCGCCAACATGCAGGCCCAGGTGGGGGCGGAGGTGACCCCCGCCCGCCGCTGCCTGGCCGCGCTGTGGGAGGCGCGGCGGCGCCGGCTCGCCCTGCTGTACCGCGGCGGCTCGCTGGTCGTCCTGCGCTCCTGCCTCACCTGGGGTCTCACCAGCGCCGTCTTCGACCAGCTCGCCAAGCACGGGCACCGCCCCCCGCGCCCGGACTGA